The Terriglobia bacterium genome has a window encoding:
- a CDS encoding cytochrome c, which yields MLITLLLAVLLQAPTVLDGTYSDTQAARGKALYTANCGTCHGDTLEGVSAPALTGNRFLERWRESTLDGIYGFIRERMPLGRSPNSTRIADGEYLDILTYVLKLNGYPAGPADLTMDRVGKVILVGKTGPLPVPDGSLVITVGCLSQRDDTWILSNAAEPARTRTEGAPTTAEVKSAGEKPLGTLTFRLADLDAVPDFAPETHQDHKMLVKGYLVRQPNAERIHLSSIEMISAACRR from the coding sequence ATGCTGATCACGCTGTTACTTGCCGTCCTGCTTCAGGCGCCAACGGTCCTGGATGGGACGTACTCTGACACACAGGCGGCGCGCGGCAAGGCCCTGTACACGGCCAACTGCGGTACCTGCCACGGAGATACACTCGAAGGCGTTTCCGCTCCCGCGCTCACGGGAAACCGTTTTCTGGAACGCTGGCGGGAAAGCACGCTGGACGGAATCTACGGGTTTATCCGGGAGAGAATGCCTTTGGGAAGATCTCCGAATTCGACAAGAATCGCCGACGGCGAGTACCTCGACATTCTGACCTATGTTCTCAAGCTGAACGGTTACCCGGCCGGTCCTGCCGACCTCACAATGGATCGCGTCGGGAAGGTTATCCTGGTCGGGAAAACTGGCCCGCTACCTGTACCCGATGGATCGCTTGTCATCACGGTCGGCTGTCTGTCTCAAAGGGACGACACGTGGATCCTGTCGAATGCGGCAGAACCCGCACGCACGCGTACCGAAGGAGCGCCAACCACCGCAGAAGTGAAATCTGCCGGCGAAAAGCCTCTCGGCACACTGACCTTCCGTCTGGCGGACCTCGATGCGGTTCCAGACTTCGCACCCGAAACGCATCAGGACCATAAGATGCTGGTGAAGGGCTATCTGGTCCGCCAGCCGAACGCCGAGCGCATCCACCTGAGTTCGATCGAGATGATCTCTGCGGCCTGTCGAAGGTAA